The following proteins are co-located in the Malus sylvestris chromosome 13, drMalSylv7.2, whole genome shotgun sequence genome:
- the LOC126595525 gene encoding amino acid transporter AVT1I-like → MDSLKAEKIESQNLPSQEPTKGGGTTFFRTCFNGLNTLSGVGILSIPFALSEGGWLSLILLFQLALLCWYTGLLLQRCMDGNPGIKSYPDIGGAAYGQKGRLAISIFMYLELYLVAVEFLILEGDNLNQLFPSMGFNMAGLKVGGKQCFVLLTALVILPTTWLKSLGLLAYVSAGGVFASLFLVACVFWVGAVDGVGFHEGDVLLNFRGLPTAVSLYLFCYCGHAVFPTLCNSMKDRSKFSKVLLICFVASTITYGSMAVLGYLMFGQNLKSQVTLNLPVRKICSRIAIYITIINPLTKYAIIITPIAAAIEDTRPFRNSRTISIFVRTLIVISTVIVALAIPFFSYLMALVGASLSVTVSVLLPCLFYLKINVAAQRFGFELVVIVAIMVIGSFVGIVGTYTSVKQIVRQF, encoded by the exons ATGGACAGCCTTAAAGCAGAGAAAATTGAGAGCCAAAACCTACCCTCACAGGAACCAACCAAAGGTGGAGGCACCACATTTTTCAGAACATGTTTTAATGGTCTCAACACGTTATCAG GAGTTGGGATTCTATCGATTCCATTTGCGCTTTCTGAAGGAGGGTGGCTGAGCTTAATCCTTCTTTTCCAGTTGGCACTTCTTTGTTGGTATACTGGGTTGCTTCTGCAACGTTGCATGGACGGGAATCCGGGGATCAAGAGTTATCCCGACATTGGAGGAGCTGCTTATGGACAGAAAGGAAGACTTGCCATCTCCATTTTTATGTACCTTGAGCTGTATTTGGTAGCTGTTGAGTTTCTAATATTAGAAGGTGACAACTTAAACCAGTTGTTCCCAAGCATGGGTTTTAACATGGCAGGCCTCAAAGTCGGAGGCAAACAATGCTTTGTTTTGCTCACCGCCCTTGTAATTCTGCCAACGACATGGCTGAAGAGTCTGGGATTGTTGGCGTATGTTTCCGCCGGAGGAGTTTTCGCTTCTCTTTTTTTGGTTGCCTGCGTATTTTGGGTTGGTGCGGTTGATGGTGTAGGGTTTCATGAAGGAGATGTTCTTCTGAATTTCAGAGGATTGCCTACTGCTGTGAGCTTGTATCTGTTCTGCTATTGTGGCCATGCAGTTTTTCCCACATTGTGCAATTCCATGAAGGACAGAAGCAAATTCTCCAAG GTATTACTTATCTGCTTCGTTGCAAGCACCATCACCTACGGATCAATGGCGGTTTTAGGTTACTTGATGTTCGGACAAAACTTGAAGTCTCAAGTCACATTAAATCTTCCAGTACGAAAAATTTGTTCAAGGATTGCAATTTACATTACTATAATTAATCCCCTCACAAAGTATGCAATTATAATCACTCCGATTGCTGCTGCTATTGAGGATACACGCCCTTTTCGCAACAGTCGCACAATTAGCATCTTCGTGCGAACCTTAATTGTAATTAGCACCGTAATTGTGGCATTAGCCATTCCATTTTTCAGCTACTTAATGGCTTTAGTCGGCGCATCTCTGAGCGTGACGGTCTCGGTCTTGCTGCCGTGCTTGTTCTACCTCAAGATTAACGTTGCTGCTCAGAGATTCGGGTTCGAGTTGGTGGTAATTGTTGCGATTATGGTAATAGGGTCTTTTGTTGGTATAGTGGGTACGTACACTTCTGTGAAACAAATTGTAAGACAATTCTGA
- the LOC126595526 gene encoding amino acid transporter AVT1I-like yields MDSLKAEKIESQNLPSQEPTKGGGTTFFRTCFNGLNTLSGVGILSIPIALSEGGWLSLILLFLLALLCWYTGLLLRRCMDGNPRIKSYPDIGEAAYGQKGRVAISIFMYLELYLVAVEFLILEGDNLSQLFPSKGFNMAGLKVGGKQCFVLLTALVILPTTWLKSLGLLAYVSAGGVFASLFLVACVFWVGAVDGVGFHEGDVLLNFRGLPTAVNLYLFCYCGHAVFPTLCNSMKDRSKFSKVLLICFVASTITYGSMAVLGYLMFGQELKSQVTLNLPVRKISSRIAIYITIINPLTKYAIIITPIAAAIEDTRPFRNSLTISIFVRTLIVISTVIVALAIPFFSYLMALIGASLNVMVSVLLPCLFYLKINVAARRFGFELVVIVAIMVIGSFVGVVGTYTSVKQIVRQF; encoded by the exons ATGGACAGCCTTAAAGCAGAGAAAATTGAGAGCCAAAACCTACCCTCACAGGAACCAACCAAAGGTGGAGGCACCACATTTTTCAGAACATGTTTTAATGGCCTCAACACGTTATCAG GAGTTGGGATTCTATCGATTCCAATTGCACTTTCTGAAGGAGGGTGGCTGAGCTTAATCCTTCTTTTCCTGTTGGCACTTCTTTGTTGGTATACCGGGTTGCTTCTACGACGATGCATGGACGGGAATCCGCGGATCAAGAGTTATCCCGACATTGGAGAAGCTGCTTATGGACAGAAAGGAAGAGTCGCCATCTCCATTTTTATGTACCTTGAGCTGTATTTGGTAGCTGTTGAGTTTCTAATATTAGAAGGTGACAACTTAAGCCAGTTGTTCCCAAGCAAGGGTTTTAACATGGCAGGCCTCAAAGTCGGAGGCAAACAATGCTTTGTTTTGCTCACTGCCCTTGTAATTCTGCCAACGACATGGCTGAAGAGTCTGGGATTGTTGGCGTATGTTTCCGCCGGAGGAGTTTTCGCTTCTCTTTTTTTGGTTGCCTGCGTATTTTGGGTTGGTGCGGTTGATGGTGTAGGGTTTCATGAAGGAGATGTTCTTCTGAATTTCAGAGGATTGCCTACTGCTGTGAACTTGTATCTGTTCTGCTATTGTGGCCATGCAGTTTTTCCCACATTGTGCAATTCCATGAAGGACAGGAGCAAATTCTCCAAG GTATTACTTATCTGCTTCGTTGCAAGCACCATCACCTACGGATCAATGGCGGTTTTAGGTTACTTGATGTTCGGACAAGAATTGAAGTCTCAAGTCACATTAAATCTTCCAGTACGAAAAATTAGTTCAAGGATAGCAATTTACATTACTATAATTAATCCCCTCACAAAGTATGCAATTATAATCACTCCGATTGCTGCTGCTATTGAGGATACACGCCCTTTTCGCAATAGTCTCACAATTAGCATCTTCGTGCGAACCTTAATTGTAATTAGCACCGTAATTGTGGCCTTGGCCATTCCCTTTTTTAGCTACTTAATGGCTTTAATCGGCGCATCTCTGAACGTGATGGTCTCAGTCTTGCTGCCGTGCTTGTTCTACCTCAAGATTAACGTTGCTGCTCGGAGATTCGGGTTCGAGTTGGTGGTAATTGTTGCGATTATGGTAATAGGGTCTTTTGTTGGCGTAGTGGGTACGTACACTTCTGTGAAACAAATTGTAAGACAATTCTGA